The nucleotide window agagagagagattgtatAAGCAATTGTTTCCTCTAGTCAGGTGGGACTATTTTGTGCCATCATCAGCAGTATATGACAATGCATAACCTTTATTGATTTATGCTATTTGTACTAAAGTCATTATTACATTGTCCATTTCatgttttgttactgttttcccTATTCAGCAACTATATTTCAAGAGTGTTTTACATGAGTGGGTTTTTCTGCTCTAACCTGATTTTAAATCGCTAAATCTTATTTTGTTCTATATTTTCTGTTCtggtgttttatttcagatatatcATTCCCATCCAAGATTATGTAAATGCTTACCAAGTCTTTATCCTTCTCTATCAGttgaaatataacttaaaaaaactaCTAAGTTTATGACATATTcaatttttactaatatttaccattttttctgaaatttcagatattattatggcacttttctatttttacaagAATCATGAATTATCCATCTTTATTAAGCTTTTTAATACTTGAACGTAcaagactttttatttatttgttaaatacttccatatttcatttcttccattttttaaaaattatactacaCTTGACATacagtatattagtttcaggtgtgcagcataGGGATTCAACAGTTTTACGCTTTATGAAATTCTTACCATGATAAATGTgtttaccacctgtcaccatatgATTATTGACTCTATTCACTATGCAGTACTTTTCATaccatgaattatttattctgtaattgaaagtttgtacctctttatcccatcACTCATTTCACCTAATCTCCCACCACTTATGTCAACCACCAGGTTGTCTTCTGTATTTATGATCCATTCCTGGtttgtgttttgcttgtttgttcatttcaaatacttttcatattaatctttgtcaaaattttcttggctattctcagTGATTCACCCTTTCATCTCAAGGAAGGTAAGAAAAGTTATGGAACAGAACCAACAGGTTATATCTATTATGAATCTGTTAGTAAGTTCTAGGCAGCTGAGTGTtatcaacaaaaaatatgaaataaacctaTGAAGTACTTGGGCATTGAAATTACCCACTTggactctttctctgcatcaaggCCCATCATAGCGTGATGTTGGTTGTCAGCTCACCTAAGGAGACTCAAACTCAGGCAAGCCTGATATGAAATCATTTACGTGGCTTGTATCTTCATGGCCTCAGGTGATTTGACGTGCTTCTGTCCGAGGTCGGAATCTACGTCTACCTCGAGGTACTGatgcctgaggctgcctgcaAGGCTGGTGATCTCTCAGGAAACTCCCCAGATTGACCCATAAAGCTCTAGTACTTCTGGCATTCCTATCAATAGGGACAACAGTCACTCATGGTTATCTGTAAGCAATCAATGATCATAATAGCCAACACCTATCAAAACAGTTACTAGGTACTAGACTGTGTGCTGAGCATTTGTATGAAGTTTCTCCTGTAACCCTCCCAGCAGCAGGATGGTTCTGGATCTCTCATTGTTCTCACTTATTGCAAGTGGTCAATCTTAGTGTGTTTAAGCCATTTGGACCGGTACATAGAGCAAGAGGGTATCAGAAGGAAAACTCGAACGTCTTAATCTCTAACTACATTCCAATGCTATTCCTTATGTATCAAAATACTCTAAATGATAATATATTGGGGTCAACAGTGAGCTATACCAGCTTCCCTTTTGTGTACTTTCTTTGAAGGCTTCCCTAGTACACATATTCTATAACTTCATTGGTCACACATGCTGTgccccaacaaaatattatcagagTTACAAACTGTGATATAATTTCCTGACCAATTTGGAGATCAAATTCTAAATACATTTACACAAGTTTGAGAAATTATTACTAAAAGggtaaatgtgggtaaaattccaatattccagaatctctcacttggcctcagtgcctctccatatcaataggtgttaccaaggggtggagagaagtacttCATTTCCAGATCACTAGATGACTTCAGAGGAGGTGGAGAGTGAGCGCACacatggaccagagaggtttggtggggccgggcagctgggtcatgagagacatgggccaCCACAATTAGACGGCCGCTTGGAAGctataaacaggtttcttccacttcatttctctcttttactGATTCTGGCTTCAAAGATTATTTCCCCCTGGCTTGGAACATGTATTCCCCCTGGAGTTTTCatggtggtagttggcaggaacTTTGAAACAGTAATGTGTATTCATGGGTGTGAtacttgggcaggctgcccctagagatgttGGGGAGAGACGCAGAACCCATTgtgaatggtggggaggccccttagctgtggagggtgcagcttcacctgaaGCCACATCTATGGGCCTTCCACATGGGAAGCCCCTAGtagggacctggtatagagggAAACAACTTCTAAACAGGTGGTGCCTTCTCCAGAAATGGGGAAGAGttgagacaccagaagctgtggaattagtcctccatgagatggagatagaagactgcttagaggccctcaGTGGCTGTGTGGTGGCTGGGATTGTgtgatgtttgtttctcaagatattggaaaggttattgaggagagaggcACACTTaggcattgcttggaggagctggacgATGACCTATGGGacgcccttaagaaagagagacacttaCTGAGCAGTCAGGTTGTGCTCCTGGAACACACCTTCATCAGCGAGGGAGGAGGCCGCAGGAGAACCTGTGGTGCAGGGGgccatgggggtgtgggaggaaggagtgaTGTCCTCAGTTGTTGAGACAGATCAAAGcagcaggagcctggggagggtAAGTGGGTTGGAATGAGGGCAGAATTGTTGCCAAGGACACCACCAAAGGCACtagcccctcctgtattgaaggCCCACCTGGtgttattaagtaaataaaatgcaataactgtgtgctcctcagagggaggagtggccccctccccaggttgtggagcactgcatgctcagcccctgtacccaggatgagGTGGTGGACGTGAGTGTCTGTTacaggcagaagccctcggaacctctgcctacatagcCTGTATATATCTGGGTTTTGaggatggaaaacattgttatgttgggttctgaaatgagtagactcgcttccctgatgactcatccTTCTCTATCTCAGTGGTTGCAAACTGCCTGTCAcatctcagggaatcaggcacatctggattggctgacagcagccatcagggcactttggcctaatcagggttacttaccatacttacccactagctgggtaacatatgcagagctccagcaggtacaatgggagctgggcatgaaaaatatcatctatagtatggacccccagggccctgatgaggagttgttcactgtaggaatgataaatctggtgctccacacagcttccccatctctctttgggtccctagtgactattcttgccgccgccccccacccctgtagcgcaacccataagtgaggttagcTGTACTTTAGCAGATATGGGGAAGGTTGAAAATAAGAGCATGGAACGAAGTTcgggctacgactgaaaggagaggtggaaaGCGCCCCGTGAAAGTCTCAAGGACACAGATATTGGTTGgtttgataaaggcaggggtagtgaaagaaaaatttgatgggcagcccaaaggaatcttgttagaactgtggcaccaattaaagccagagaagcagtttcagctgctgaggtccatGACATGAATCCAGAGGCAatgccccatgtccagcctgggTCCTTGCAAGACgtgctgggggacagtactcaggctctgccaggGACCGTTTCCCCACAGGAGGAGGACTGGGCATTATGGTTTGACTGCGCATGGGGGGGTCAAggctcccaccttgggggacatggtggggcctggaggccacatgtagaaatagcaattcattggttccccATGAATTTACAATATActctggtgctggtggacacaggagctgaatattctctgatttaaGGGGAAaccagagcattttcctgaggccCCTGcggtgatagatggctatggggtaaggcaattagagtgatgaaagcccaaatccctttggattTAGGGTGTGAACCCCAAAGGAGTGTACTCTGTACATTtcccccatccctgaatatattttgggggtggatatcctttagggcctatggttacagaccactgcaggtcagCTCAGACTGAGGgaacatgtggtaaaggcagttctgtggggacatgctaagcacccacctgcagctctgcctgtaccttaaCAGATGACAAATAGTAAGCAGTATACATTGCCTGGGTTTCACAAGGAAACTGGAGgaactctacaggagttgaagAAGGGGGGCTTCATAAAGTTCCCTCATAGACCTTTTAATTCCCCACTGTGGCCGTGGAAATGCCGGACAGCTCATGGCATATGAccttggattacagggaattgagtaAAGTTAAActgcctttgcatgctgctgcccctctatagcagcctttATGGACACACTGTCATGAaatagggacatatcattatgttgtttaccttgataatgctttcttctctattgacatagcacaggaagtcagaaatagttttccttcatgtgggaaggacagcagtgGGGATTCACTCTCCTTCCAtggggatacctccacagtcccaccatttgtcatgggcttgtagcccaggactgggCCACATGGAAGAGAGCATAAActgtgcagctgtatcactacattgataatattatgctcatgtctgattctcttgaagatttagaaggAGGAGTTCCTAGACAGCTGTAactggagaaaggatgggctgtgaacagcaccaaggttaaGGAACCTTCTTAGATAGTAAATTTCTTAAAGGTGTATATAGTTGGGTAAAACCAAAGTTATCCCACAAGCAGTCACAGAAAAGTTCCATGCTTTCTCTACCCCTgcaactgtggcagtattacaagaggtTTGGGGAtctttgggctactggagagggtttctcccacacttggcacaaattctgaagcccttatactggttggtacaaaaagTCTTCAGGTGGGACCGGGATGAAACCTGTGGAGCTGCTCTTACTGCTTCTAAGTGAGCGATCAAGGCTGTActggccttgagtgtaatggactcatcaaggccctgtgagctagatgttcatgtaaccaaatatGGCTGTGGATGGGGcatttggcagtggcttgaatggaaacaccaacctattggattctgttcacaagtatggaaaggagcagaggcccagtacaccttgatagagaagcaactagctgctgtgtaccacacttggctagctatggagcccatcaaCGGAACAACTCTGATGAAAGTAATAACTACCtgtcccattgcagggtgggtgcaagactggaacTAAAGGCTGTGGAGTGGTGTGGTACAGACACCTACAATGGCCAAATGGGACACATAATTAGAGCAGTGTAGCACACTTTCCACTAGCCCCTGATATGGAGAATTCTGATGCTTGTCTGGGCATATGATAGTAGCCATTGGTATCCAAGAGTCCTCTTCTGGAGGGAAAAGCCCTGTacttgaagatgcttggtaccCAAATTGCTCCAGTCTCAGGCaacccctgaagtggagggctgtgtctttccatcctaagactgagacagtatggatggaggatggagaggggaataGCAGCCAATGGGGTGATGTGTGGGCCGTATGGCTAGTGATCAGCCAGGAGcattcccccatagttgtctgcactgacagctgggtcgTCTACCAGGGTTGACTGTGTGGCTACTGCCATGGTCCtgtgccaactggatggttggtcacatGCCCCCttgagggcaagagttgtggcaagacttatgggcctcttGTCAGACCAAGACAGTTACTGAATACGATGTGACTGAttatttgcctttggcattcccagGGAATGATTAAggagacacattggcccagatgtgtttgttggctagaaggaaagcctgccactGATGTtgtccaatggttacatcagtgtttgttccatgtggggcaaaagatTATGTGGGAtgtatgctatgacttgtgtggacacagctactggactgttgatTGATCttcctgcacatcgtgcagatcagcaaaccaccaaggaggcctagagcatctctgcGGCCTTAGGCTGGCTGCAGGTCACtgagaatgatcaaggcacccactttagtGGACATGCATTTCAAGAATGTGTGCAGTAGTTAGGGATAAAGTGACAGTTTAATGTACCATATAACCATACAATGGCAGGGTTGATAGGGAGGTACAATGGTTTTTCAAAGTCTGGCCCAAGTTCATACAACAATAGTCTATGGTGCTGGTCAGTGCACTTACAGGCAGTGCTAtgtcatttgaatgagaagccccaaaaaggagccttgaggtctgtggacatgctaacacacattgctgcctctcctgtaaaactgtatgtgcaaactaaaggggagttattgaagccaggatatggccagcagagcaacatcctgctgccatccctactgcactaaaccctagagactctgttgagtggatgtgattctggacatttcaacatATGGATCAACGATGGTTGGCCTTTCTGGCACCTTggtgaaaaggcctggaagctggcctcctgtgtgttcctggagtaacagcagagtgacccccaaagatcacatAGTGCACCCAAAACAcccgggaggtaagagcatcttacagggaagttttgttttatcattatgccCAGTGCATACACCTCCCAGAGCCCTGTACAGTGACCCATCTGTAACCCTCACAGGGAGGGGGTGTAAGTgtggtgtactagaccaggacgagatcccttTCCTGACACTGTCCTGTCAcgggaccactctcttgcatgcatcctccTGATGGACAAGACTTTCCCAGGCGGGTGTCATTCAAACATGTATcctattgcccttaaggttattttcttctatagttccTGTGTCCGTGACCGACTtactggctgcagctgctgagtGATAAttactctgaactccctacctgttcagctactggctCCTGTGGGAAGGGCAAGCCAGGGACTTAATCTGTATggaactttgaacctagctgaatccttgAGGATTATCTTGTTTTTATTGCCGCTGTTATTGTacgttattagtctggttacagtgctctagTTTTCTAGCACACTGGCTGTTACCGatgatggggagcaagtagattgtgaggtgagatttctggaagggtggactGTGTATAACATTGCAATATATCCAGAATGTCTGGCTcggccttagtgcatttccatatcaataggtgtttccagggtgTGGAGAGAAGTGTTCCATCTTCAGATCACTAGGTGATTACAACGGGTGTGGATAGTGAGCACATACCTGGACTGGAGTGGTTAGGTGAGGACTGGCACCCGGGTCACgagagacacgggtgagcagaagttataagcaataaacaggtttatcccattttatttctccctttgagtggtgttggcttcaaaggttatttgcctcaGGTAGGCAACATATTTCCCCTTGGAGGTACAGTAAATGTTTTTCTTATGGAtactggaaaaaattttttaagaatttatcagTATGACCATGGAGAACAGAAGGGCTCTTACAAATTTAACCTGGATTGATGCCACATATGCTTTTCTTATCAGAAAGCAAGTTTTACAATGCATaaaaagaggttttttttaaaaaaacatattttcatcaCTTATTTCGATGTATAATAATCACagaatttctattctttaaaatattcttcatcaaatttttaaatacctCTTTCAATTCTCATGGAAACTCATGTTTTAGTTGAGAACTTGATGCACTGTACAGGTACTCCTAGATAATGTGAGATAAAAGCTGCTGTGTTTCCACCAGAACAGtgagcatttccctttttctggtgCTCAGTGGAGGAAAAAGGTGGCACATGTGAGAATTGTAATGCTACCACATTTGACTTGAGTCAGCAATGAATTGTGTTGTCTCTTTTCTGATCTTAGGAGCAGAAAGGCTATGTTTAGGAGAGGAAATATTACAGAGATCACCTACTTCATCCTCTTGGGGTTTTCAGATTTTCCCAGAATCAAAGCAGTgctctttgttgtgttcctggtgatctacgttacaactctgacttggaacctgagcctcatcatcttaataaggatggattcccacctccacacacccatgtacttcttcctcagcaacctgtccttcctagacatcagctatgtgacctccacagcccccaagatgctctctgacttcttccTGGAACAACATACTATCACCGTTGTGGGTTGTGCTGTTCAGTACTTCTTCTCTGCAACCATGGGAGTGAGTGAGTCTTGTCTCATGAcagccatggcctatgaccgctatgctgcCATTTGTAATCCACTTCTCTACTCATCAATCATGTCACCCACCCTCTGTGTTGGGATGGTGCTGGGATCCTATGTGGCTGGACTCTCTGCTTCTTCATCCCAGCTGTAtgtcattcttcaactccactttTGCGGACCTAATGTCATCCagcacttcttctgtgacatgccccaACTGTTAGTCCTGTCCTGCTCTGACACTTTCTCTGCCAAGCTCCTACTTGCTATCTTAACAATGATCTTTGGGATAATAAATGCCCTTGTTGTCATGATATCCTACGTCTATATTGTCATCTCCATCATGAAGATCACTACAGCTAAAGGCAGGTCCAAGGCTTTcaacacctgtgcttctcacctgacAGCAGTTTCCTTCTTCTATATCTCAAGTAGCTTTGTCTATTTGATGTCCATCTCTGGTGGGTCTTCTACTTTTGACAGATTCACATCAGTCTTCTACACAGTGGTGATTCCCATGTTGAATCCCTTgatttacagtctgaggaacaaggaaatcaaagatgcctTGAAGAGGTTGCAGAAGAAGGGAGGCCATTACTGAGTTCACTGATTCTGacattttttaacatattattcCTTCAGAATCATCTTAACCCGCAATACTGAACATATGAATCAACCATTACAAATTTCACACTGCCTTCAGACACAGAAGGTTTTATTTGACATAAGTTATACACCAAAATGTACCAATACATGGTACAGATCCACACACACATAAGATTTTTAAGTCTTGGAGCTTCATTACTTTCAGTCTATACGAGGAATGGTCTCATTTTTTATTAATCCTTCCACGTGTATTTGTGAAACATCAAGGTTTAAAAACTTTTGGCCGCTTCTTGATTCTGAAACTGAACCCTGAGAAAAACCTGGCACAGGCTCCAGGAGTGTAAAATCCCTGTCTGATAATTATTCTAATGGAACTACATGATGGtgattaatgtttttttctgtgtctgttccGATTTGGAGTAAACAGAGATAGGGTTTGGGCATTAGGACAGAAAGAAAGCTATAAAATTGATCTGATTATGCCTCCTGGAAACAGCAGCCTCAGACAGCTAATATTTGTGTAAGGCCTCTTTCAGTGCTAACCATCTAATACATTTTTGTTCATATCCTCATGTCTACCAGCTCTAGTCTATGGAAGGAGGAAATTCCAACCATATAATATCCCAACAGAATCATAAAGTTGCATAAACCAAAGGATGTGGACACTGCAGTGCCATTTACTTATGAGTCTAGTGATTTAGTTTCTGGCATTTAGTTTCCAGTGGGGGTCTTTGACTGAGATATTTTCAAATTCCATGTCACAGCCAATAGTTGTTTCTGAGAGTTTGCATTCaaacctctctttctttcctgtattaaattcagaaaatttacCTTGTTTTAAATAGTCAATGGTTCATCTTATCAAATATATTCTGATATGTCAGCACCGGTTCATGTTTGGTAAGGGGAGCCTAGTGTGAGAGTTCATTGTTATCACAGAGCTACTGAATATTCAATATtgccaaaaagaagaataaatagggTAAACTGGTATACATCTTCTCTTATTGTCCGtgttcttcattttatgttttaatgttttatgtttaaAGGGGGTGATATAATAGATGGCGTAGAATGGTTAGAGTTACTTTAATTCTGATATGTTCCTGAAGCCCTTAAATAccaaggaagaaaatagacagtAGGATAGGCAGGGTTCTCACCTCCGGCCGGGTTATATAAAGCTTCTGGTCTTCGTGGTCtgttaaaaagaataacatatttaATAGCACTGACTATTGATTTGCCTGATTGATATTAGACTTGAATAAGCTTATACGAAACAGATGTCATTACAATACATACTATCTTTGGCATGTCATTTGCTCTTAATGTTGTTTGGGTCTCAGTTTGGTGAGTGAtatgagttattttatttaataaaggaaTATAAGTGAAGAAGTATTTGAAGGTTTTACCAAATCTTTCATGAGCTTCCACATGGGCAGAATTGAGAGAAGTGAAATTTTTGCACCACTGGGAAAGTATGTGAGGGCTTTCACCCAGCCATGGAGAGAATGCAGTGTGAATAAATCTGTAGGCCCATGCTCTCTGAAGAActgcttcttaaaaatgtataaaaatgtgtgaCAAGTCTGTCTGTAAGGGTTCTTGAGGTCTTGCTCATGAGACAGAACTCTGTGAGGTTTATAGTAGCATATGGAATATAATTACTATGCAGAGCATTAGATCTCCAGATTTATTTGTCTTTGAGTTCAAGTGTGTATACTTTAATAGCATCTCCTCAATTCTCTTGTTCTCAAGCTGCTtgtaaccaccattttattctctACGTCTCTGATTATgacttttaagattccacatattaatgatattgtacattagaCACATTATTCTCTGGCTTATCTCACCTGGCATAATGATCCcaaattccatccatgttgtcagaaattATAGGATTTCCTTACTCTCATAGCcctataatattccactgtttgtATCTGCTGTGTCTTCTTCACCCATCATCCACTGACAGGCACTTTAGTTTTTTCTGCATCATGGCTCTCGTGAATAATGCTCAGTAAGCATGTGGGTGTGGATATCTTTTagtatcctgtttttatttccactatATATATAGACCAAAGCAGAATTGCTCTGTCATAAGGCATTCCCATTGCTGCCCTTTGAGTAACCTCTACGCTACTTTTAATAGTGGCTAAAAGAATTTAAATTCCCGAAAGGAGTATATAAGGGCTTATTTTCTACACGTCCTCACCAACGCGTGCCAACCCTTGTCTTCTTGATGATGCCATTCTGAAGGTGTGAGGTgggtttcattttggttttttgcaTTTCCCACGTTGTTTGTGTTGTTCAGCACAtttgttatatatggcttttactatgttgaggtatgttcctttaTTATCCAATTTTTTGATTGATTTAATAATGAAAGTGTTGTATTCTGTTAATaatttttcaacttcttttcagatgatcgtatgatatttgtctttctattaatGCAGTGTATCaaagttaatcatttttatatattgaaccATGCTTGCATCTCAGGAATAAATTattcttgatcatgatgtatgatatttttgatgtgttgttgaaatacatttattaatattttgttaagagtttttgcaTCTATACCATCAGAGCCATTGGTGTGTAGTTCTGAGTTCTCCCAGCTTCTCTTTGAGTAGTAAAGAAGTTGGACCCAATAGCCAGTGTCCCAACTTTCAAGAGTCTGAGGGATGAAACCCAAAAACATCGAGTTCTGAAATCCAACTGGACTTAAATCCAGGAGACCCACAGATTGGAGGATAGCGACATTTCTCCCCGATTTTCTCCCAGGTCTTAGTAAAGGGACAGCATTCAGAAACATCCAACTTCCAGCATCTCAATGGAAAAGATCTATTTGCTTATTGTAAAAGCTGCAGACCATGTGTGAGGCTTCTAATttaacacacacctacagacagaTTGCCAGCCCTGCTGGAGACCAGGGAGGTCTGCAAGTGTCATCTTCACATTTTCA belongs to Manis javanica isolate MJ-LG unplaced genomic scaffold, MJ_LKY HiC_scaffold_25, whole genome shotgun sequence and includes:
- the LOC140847636 gene encoding olfactory receptor 5AN1-like, with protein sequence MFRRGNITEITYFILLGFSDFPRIKAVLFVVFLVIYVTTLTWNLSLIILIRMDSHLHTPMYFFLSNLSFLDISYVTSTAPKMLSDFFLEQHTITVVGCAVQYFFSATMGVSESCLMTAMAYDRYAAICNPLLYSSIMSPTLCVGMVLGSYVAGLSASSSQLYVILQLHFCGPNVIQHFFCDMPQLLVLSCSDTFSAKLLLAILTMIFGIINALVVMISYVYIVISIMKITTAKGRSKAFNTCASHLTAVSFFYISSSFVYLMSISGGSSTFDRFTSVFYTVVIPMLNPLIYSLRNKEIKDALKRLQKKGGHY